Proteins found in one Quercus robur chromosome 2, dhQueRobu3.1, whole genome shotgun sequence genomic segment:
- the LOC126716024 gene encoding uncharacterized protein LOC126716024, with protein MENKPTSSPTSFVDQSVVPGDVVLDLSNMTNQTLKLGGGLRQDCDAISVMKAGKLRFSNPNKYWVESSQKRYVPHAGDSVLGIVVDSKADNFLVDIKGPGLAFLPVLAFEGGTRRNIPRFEIGTLLYVRVVKANPGMNPELSCTDASGKAAEFGQLKDGYMFESSTGLSRMLLSSPTCPVLDALGKKLSFETAVGLNGRVWVNASSPSTVIVVANAIMNSESLSGVQQRIMVEKLIQNLKLST; from the exons ATGGAAAACAAGCCCACCAGTTCACCAACGAGCTTTGTGGACCAGTCAGTC GTACCAGGCGACGTCGTTCTCGATCTCTCAAACATGACTAACCAAACCTTAAAACTCGGTGGTGGTCTCCGACAG GATTGTGATGCTATTTCTGTCATGAAGGCTGGAAAGCTCAGGTTctcaaatccaaacaaatattggGTCGAAAGCTCCCAGAAAAGG TACGTGCCTCATGCAGGAGATTCTGTTCTTGGAATTGTGGTGGACTCTAAAGCAGAT AACTTTCTTGTGGACATAAAAGGACCTGGATTGGCATTTTTGCCTGTGCTTGCATTTGAAGGAGGAACTAGAAGAAACATACCAAGGTTTGAG ATAGGTACTTTGCTCTATGTTCGGGTCGTGAAGGCAAACCCTGGCATGAATCCTGAGTTGTCATGCACTGATG CCAGTGGGAAAGCAGCAGAATTTGGCCAGCTTAAAGATGGCTACATGTTTGAATCTTCAACTGGTCTGTCAAGAAT GCTCCTGAGCTCACCAACATGTCCAGTTCTCGATGCTTTGGGGAAGAAGCTTTCCTTTGAGACAGCAGTTGGCTTAAATGGCCGTGTTTGG GTCAATGCCTCCTCTCCTTCTACAGTCATAGTTGTTGCTAATGCAATTATGAACTCTGAATCTTTGAGTGGGGTGCAGCAGAGAATTATGGTGGAGAAATTGATTCAGAATTTAAAGTTATCAA CGTGA